Proteins from one Deinococcus actinosclerus genomic window:
- the def gene encoding peptide deformylase: protein MRLYGDPVLRRKAKPLQATDTLTVPGFDPQTVRQVADTMLETMFEAHGVGLAAPQIGLPVRMFVAVEYEDDEEENEGQEKPLKSRVLRDFVMLNPVLKVIDKKKDRSYQEGCLSIPGIYEEGVPRARAVQVSYTDLDGVSRVIEADDFLARVFQHEADHLDGVLFLDRLPAEVTEDYRKELLAIQQKSRTFLNDLAAHERQRKAGL from the coding sequence ATGCGCCTGTACGGTGACCCCGTCCTGCGCCGCAAGGCTAAACCCCTCCAGGCGACCGACACCCTGACCGTGCCGGGCTTCGATCCGCAGACGGTGCGTCAGGTGGCGGACACCATGCTCGAAACGATGTTCGAGGCGCACGGCGTGGGGCTGGCCGCCCCGCAGATCGGCCTGCCGGTCCGGATGTTCGTGGCGGTCGAGTACGAGGATGACGAGGAGGAGAACGAGGGTCAGGAGAAGCCGCTGAAGTCCCGCGTGCTGCGTGACTTCGTGATGCTCAACCCCGTACTGAAGGTCATCGACAAGAAGAAGGACCGCTCGTACCAGGAGGGGTGCCTGAGCATTCCCGGCATCTACGAGGAGGGCGTGCCGCGCGCCCGCGCCGTGCAGGTGAGCTACACCGACCTGGACGGTGTGAGCCGCGTGATCGAGGCGGACGACTTCCTGGCCCGGGTGTTCCAGCACGAGGCCGATCACCTGGACGGCGTGCTGTTCCTGGACCGTCTGCCCGCCGAGGTGACCGAGGACTACCGCAAGGAGCTGCTGGCGATCCAGCAGAAGTCCCGCACGTTCCTGAACGATCTGGCCGCGCACGAGCGGCAGCGCAAGGCGGGCCTTTGA
- a CDS encoding CobW family GTP-binding protein: MTSARPDDRIPVVVVGGFLGAGKTTLVNHLIQSLPHRLGVIVNEFGAQGVDGSLIERLQDDVTELTAGCLCCTGRDDLLRALVTIAMRERRPDAVIVELSGVADPTPVLTTLLERSVRAAFRVTTLVAVVDARHALQTLREHPEAARQLAYANVVVLNKTDLADPALLDHAQGVLRGVNPLADIKRVEQGQIDAEALLARDDFDPRVLDGVDTRAAHTPGLKSFTLRADRPLDPYAWQRFMTDYLLSRPAEVLRAKGFLDLFGYPQRILFQAVRDLFTADAWEPGDGTSELVVIGRGLDRAEFEAAWAACLTPDPHDLIPD, from the coding sequence ATGACGAGTGCGCGGCCGGATGACCGGATTCCTGTGGTGGTGGTGGGCGGCTTTCTGGGGGCCGGGAAGACGACGCTGGTGAATCACCTGATCCAGTCGCTGCCGCACCGGCTGGGTGTGATCGTGAACGAGTTCGGCGCGCAAGGCGTGGACGGCAGCCTGATCGAGCGGCTTCAGGACGACGTGACGGAACTGACCGCTGGGTGCCTGTGCTGCACGGGCCGCGACGACCTGCTGCGGGCGCTGGTGACGATCGCCATGCGGGAGAGAAGGCCCGACGCGGTGATCGTGGAACTGTCCGGGGTGGCGGACCCGACGCCGGTGCTGACGACCCTGCTGGAACGTTCGGTGCGCGCGGCGTTCCGCGTGACGACGCTCGTGGCGGTCGTGGACGCCCGGCACGCCCTCCAGACGCTGCGGGAGCATCCGGAGGCGGCGCGGCAGCTGGCGTACGCGAATGTGGTCGTGCTGAACAAGACCGACCTCGCCGACCCGGCCCTGCTGGACCACGCGCAGGGCGTGCTGCGCGGCGTGAACCCCTTGGCCGACATCAAGCGGGTCGAGCAGGGCCAGATTGACGCGGAAGCCCTGCTGGCCCGCGACGACTTCGACCCGCGCGTGCTGGACGGCGTGGATACCCGCGCGGCGCACACGCCGGGCCTGAAGTCCTTCACGCTGCGCGCCGACCGCCCCCTGGACCCGTACGCGTGGCAGCGCTTCATGACCGACTACCTGCTGTCCCGCCCGGCGGAGGTCCTGCGCGCCAAAGGCTTCCTCGACCTGTTCGGGTACCCGCAGCGCATCCTGTTCCAGGCGGTGCGGGACCTGTTCACCGCCGACGCGTGGGAACCGGGAGACGGCACCTCCGAACTCGTGGTGATCGGCCGGGGCCTGGACCGCGCGGAGTTCGAGGCCGCGTGGGCCGCATGCCTGACGCCGGACCCCCACGACCTCATCCCGGACTGA
- a CDS encoding ABC transporter ATP-binding protein → MLRRLYGLLSPYRRTVTVGLLLLLGSVAAELYPPLVWIRVVDHGIPNRDWTFIGWQLALLVAVFGVQQALSAWRGLLLERAGQAFTRDLRLTLYRKLQGQSAAYFEGQRTGDLIARVTGDVDALQDVLVRGTDAVLANALRLIGVIGIFIALQPLLGVVTTLPMIAVALMLRRYARTVRPAYRAARARLGDLSALITDRLSGIRVVQGFAREDAEAARIRALGDELYAEGVKAVTIRNRAFPRARFVGNLGNVIMLGGGAWLIMAGQFTLGGLLAYRGYGRYFYGPIDDLVNIGDLLQRAEASGRRVFEVLDAPVPVQDRPGARPLPQPVRGELRFEGVTFGYDPARPILRDVTLHIPAGQRVALLGESGAGKSTLLALVTRTFDPQQGRVTLDGHDLRDLTLRSLRENAAVMAQDTFLFHDTVLNNVRYARPDATDAEVDAALRAAHAHTFAHALPEGLQTVVGERGVRLSGGQRQRLSIARTLLAQPSLLLLDEPTSAVDAESETQVVAALDELTRGRTALIVTHRPSLARTADRVIVLAGGRVVEDGHPDTLRRRGGAYATLERQMGGEIMPEVTG, encoded by the coding sequence GTGTTGCGCCGCCTGTACGGGCTGCTCAGTCCGTACCGCCGCACGGTGACCGTGGGGCTACTGCTGCTGCTGGGAAGCGTGGCGGCGGAACTGTACCCGCCGCTCGTGTGGATCCGCGTGGTGGATCACGGCATTCCGAACCGCGACTGGACGTTCATCGGGTGGCAGCTGGCCCTGCTGGTGGCGGTGTTCGGCGTGCAGCAGGCGCTGTCCGCGTGGCGGGGGCTACTGCTGGAGCGGGCGGGGCAGGCGTTCACGCGCGACCTGCGCCTGACGCTGTACCGGAAGTTGCAGGGGCAGTCGGCGGCGTACTTCGAGGGGCAGCGCACCGGGGACCTGATCGCCCGCGTGACCGGGGACGTGGACGCGCTGCAGGACGTGCTGGTGCGCGGCACGGACGCCGTGCTGGCGAACGCCCTGCGCCTGATCGGCGTGATCGGGATCTTCATTGCGCTGCAACCGCTGCTGGGCGTTGTCACGACCCTCCCGATGATCGCCGTGGCGCTGATGCTGCGCCGCTACGCGCGCACGGTGCGGCCCGCGTACCGCGCGGCGCGCGCCCGCCTGGGGGACCTGAGTGCGCTGATCACGGACCGCCTGAGCGGCATCCGCGTGGTGCAGGGCTTCGCGCGGGAGGACGCCGAGGCTGCGCGCATCCGCGCGCTTGGGGATGAGCTGTACGCCGAGGGTGTGAAGGCCGTGACCATCCGCAACCGCGCCTTCCCCCGCGCGCGCTTCGTGGGGAACCTGGGGAACGTGATCATGCTGGGCGGCGGCGCGTGGCTGATCATGGCCGGGCAGTTCACGCTCGGCGGCCTGCTCGCGTACCGCGGGTACGGGCGGTACTTCTACGGCCCGATCGACGACCTCGTGAACATCGGCGACCTGCTCCAGCGGGCCGAGGCGAGCGGGCGGCGGGTGTTCGAGGTACTCGACGCGCCCGTACCCGTGCAGGACCGGCCCGGCGCGCGGCCCCTGCCGCAGCCCGTGCGCGGAGAGCTGCGCTTCGAGGGCGTCACCTTCGGATACGACCCCGCCCGGCCCATCCTGCGGGACGTCACGCTGCACATCCCGGCCGGGCAGCGCGTCGCCCTCCTCGGGGAAAGCGGCGCGGGCAAGAGCACCCTCCTCGCCCTCGTCACCCGCACCTTCGACCCGCAGCAGGGCCGCGTGACGCTCGACGGGCACGACCTGCGCGACCTCACGCTGCGCAGCCTGCGCGAGAACGCCGCCGTCATGGCGCAGGACACCTTCCTGTTCCACGACACGGTGCTGAACAACGTCCGCTACGCCCGCCCCGACGCCACCGACGCCGAGGTGGACGCTGCTCTGCGCGCCGCGCACGCCCACACCTTCGCCCACGCCCTCCCCGAGGGCCTCCAGACCGTGGTGGGGGAACGCGGCGTGCGCCTCAGCGGCGGGCAACGCCAGCGGCTCTCCATCGCCCGTACGCTGCTGGCCCAGCCCAGCCTCCTGCTGCTCGACGAACCCACCAGCGCCGTCGACGCCGAAAGCGAAACCCAGGTCGTCGCCGCGCTGGACGAACTCACGCGCGGCCGCACCGCGCTGATCGTCACGCACCGCCCCAGCCTCGCCCGCACCGCCGACCGCGTCATCGTCCTCGCGGGCGGTAGGGTCGTCGAGGACGGCCACCCCGACACCCTCCGCCGACGCGGCGGCGCGTACGCCACGCTGGAACGCCAGATGGGCGGCGAAATTATGCCCGAGGTGACGGGCTGA
- the fmt gene encoding methionyl-tRNA formyltransferase: MTGGGPRVAFFGSPAFALPVLDAIREHFEVVLVVAQPDKPVGRGLKLTPPPVAARAAELGLPLAQPRKLRGNAAFEATLRESGADVAVTCAYGKILPLSVLNIPRYGFLNTHTSLLPAYRGSAPIQWALINGEAVTGTTIMQTDEGMDTGPVLLQEALPVAPEWTSLELADALSAQASRLIVQALSNLEGLSPTPQDETLATHAPMLVKEDGFVRWGDTAAQIVNRSRGVAAWPQTTAFLGGARLKLGGLSVTAGSGQPGEVLGVSEGGLTVAAQEGAVLICTVQPEARKAQAAHTWAQGAGIKPGTRLDLWEPTHH; the protein is encoded by the coding sequence TTGACCGGCGGCGGGCCGCGCGTGGCGTTCTTCGGGTCGCCCGCGTTCGCGCTGCCGGTGCTCGACGCGATCCGCGAGCACTTTGAGGTGGTGCTCGTCGTGGCGCAGCCGGACAAGCCGGTGGGGCGCGGCCTGAAGCTGACCCCGCCGCCCGTCGCGGCCCGCGCGGCCGAGCTGGGCCTGCCCCTCGCGCAGCCTAGGAAACTGCGGGGCAACGCGGCGTTCGAGGCGACCCTGCGTGAGTCCGGCGCGGACGTGGCGGTCACCTGCGCGTACGGGAAGATCCTGCCCCTCAGCGTGCTGAACATTCCCCGCTACGGGTTCCTGAACACCCACACCAGCCTGCTGCCCGCGTACCGGGGCTCCGCGCCGATCCAGTGGGCGCTGATCAACGGCGAGGCGGTGACGGGCACGACGATCATGCAGACCGACGAGGGCATGGACACCGGCCCGGTCCTGCTGCAGGAGGCGCTGCCGGTCGCGCCCGAGTGGACCAGCCTCGAACTGGCCGACGCCCTGAGTGCGCAGGCATCGCGGCTGATCGTGCAGGCCCTGTCGAACCTGGAAGGCCTCTCCCCCACCCCGCAGGACGAGACACTCGCCACGCACGCGCCCATGCTGGTCAAGGAGGACGGCTTCGTCCGCTGGGGCGACACCGCCGCGCAGATCGTGAACCGCTCCCGGGGTGTAGCCGCGTGGCCTCAGACGACCGCGTTCCTGGGCGGCGCGCGCCTGAAACTCGGTGGCCTGAGCGTCACCGCCGGGTCCGGCCAGCCGGGCGAGGTGCTGGGCGTCAGCGAGGGCGGCCTGACCGTCGCCGCGCAGGAGGGCGCCGTGCTGATTTGCACCGTGCAGCCCGAGGCGCGCAAGGCGCAGGCCGCGCACACCTGGGCGCAGGGGGCCGGAATCAAACCCGGCACCCGCCTCGACCTGTGGGAACCCACCCACCACTGA
- a CDS encoding tetratricopeptide repeat protein: protein MRLNLLTLTATLALTAPLQLAAAQTDTTQTPTPTQTPAALAADARALADRARATYPRGSANIDQTLWKQAAAAAEAAVAAAPGNPEYLKLRANIYTEVGFWKQAELAWTAYFQAAPNAARNTPEAKSAATVQYNLGYAAYTRNQPDQAAKFFDTCLTFDPASAPCATWAARTALEAGQYTQARTLYDRALTLNPGDKTLTYFRSLTDKAAQYGPAATRAFSRAYGDLDAGRKAQALAGFQEAARSAPNFADAQREAGRLALDLNNTQAALDAYAALVALPGATASDRYNLALAQEAQTYGLQAVRTYRDAYAKYAAGNKAAAEEGFQAATTQNPRYAKAWAWLGRARYERKDYPGATAAYTQAVALDPTDKSSAYYLKLAQQGK from the coding sequence ATGCGACTCAACCTGCTGACCCTGACCGCCACGCTGGCCCTGACCGCGCCCCTGCAACTGGCCGCCGCACAGACCGACACCACCCAGACCCCCACGCCGACGCAGACGCCCGCCGCGCTCGCCGCCGACGCCCGCGCCCTGGCCGACCGGGCCCGCGCCACCTACCCCAGGGGCAGCGCGAACATCGACCAGACCCTCTGGAAACAGGCCGCCGCCGCCGCCGAGGCCGCCGTGGCCGCCGCGCCCGGCAACCCCGAGTACCTGAAACTCCGCGCGAACATCTACACCGAGGTCGGTTTCTGGAAACAGGCGGAACTCGCCTGGACCGCCTACTTCCAGGCGGCCCCGAACGCCGCGCGGAACACCCCCGAAGCGAAGAGCGCCGCCACCGTGCAGTACAACCTCGGGTACGCCGCGTACACCCGCAACCAGCCGGATCAGGCCGCGAAATTCTTCGACACCTGCCTGACCTTCGACCCCGCCAGCGCCCCCTGCGCCACCTGGGCCGCCCGCACCGCGCTGGAAGCCGGGCAGTACACCCAGGCCCGCACCCTGTACGACCGCGCGCTGACCCTGAACCCCGGCGACAAGACCCTGACCTACTTCCGCTCGCTGACCGACAAGGCCGCGCAGTACGGCCCCGCTGCCACCCGCGCCTTCAGCCGCGCGTACGGCGACTTGGACGCCGGGCGCAAGGCGCAGGCCCTCGCCGGCTTCCAGGAGGCCGCCCGCAGCGCCCCCAACTTCGCCGACGCGCAGCGCGAAGCCGGCCGCCTCGCCCTGGATCTGAACAACACCCAGGCCGCCCTGGACGCGTATGCGGCCCTGGTCGCCCTGCCCGGCGCGACCGCCAGTGACAGATATAACCTCGCCCTGGCCCAGGAAGCGCAGACGTACGGCCTCCAGGCGGTCCGCACCTACCGCGACGCCTACGCCAAATACGCCGCCGGGAACAAGGCGGCCGCTGAAGAGGGCTTCCAGGCCGCCACCACCCAGAACCCCAGATACGCTAAGGCCTGGGCTTGGCTGGGCCGCGCCCGCTATGAACGCAAGGACTACCCCGGCGCGACCGCCGCGTACACCCAGGCCGTCGCGCTGGACCCCACCGACAAGAGCAGCGCCTACTACCTGAAACTGGCCCAGCAGGGCAAGTAA